CTCTCTGCGACGGTGCTGGGGCTGCACATCATGCCCGACCAGGACCCCCCGCGCGGCACTACAGTGCCGGGCATGGATACGAAGTCGTCCGTGATCGACTGCGGCACCCGGTCGGTGCGCGTCGAGGTCGTCGACCAGGTGGCCACGCTGAGGCTGGACCGCCCGAAGGTGAACGCGATCGACGCCGAGATGGTGGAGGGTCTGCGCCGAGCCGCCGACGCCCTGGCCGTCGCCGACGTCGCCGCGGTGGTCCTGACCGGTGGTGAGCGGGTCTTCGCCGCCGGGGCCGACATCAAGCAGATGGTCGACCTGGAGCACGCGGAGGCCGTGGTCTGGTCCGCCCGGCTGCAGAGCACCGTCGCCATGCTGGCCGCGCTGCCCCAGCCGGTGGTCGCCGCGGTCAACGGCTACGCCCTCGGCGGGGGCTGCGAGTTCGCGCTCTGCGCGGACCGCCGGATCGTGGCCGAGGACGCGGTGCTGGGCCAGCCCGAGATCCTGCTCGGGGTCATCCCCGGCGCCGGCGGGACCCAGCGCCTGAGCCGGCTGGTCGGGGTGAGCCGGGCCAAGGAGCTGGTGCTCACCGGGCGGAGCGTCGGTGCCCGGGAGGCCCTGGAGATGGGTCTGGTGGACCAGGTGGTGCCCGCCGCGGAGGTCCAGCAGACGGCCCAGGACTGGGCCCGGCAGTTCGTCGGTGGTCCCCGGCTGGCCCTGCGGGCGGCCAAGGAGGCGATCGACCACGGCAGCGAGATGTCCCTGCCGCTGGGGCTGGAGCTGGAGCGCCAGCAGTTCGCCGCGCTCTTCGCCACCGAGGACCGACGCACCGGGATGGCCTCCTTCGTGGCCGAGGGGCCGGGGAAGGCGGTGTTCCGTGGCCGCTGAGCCCGGGCGCGAGCCCGCCACCGCCGAGCAGGTCGAGGCCGCCTGGCAGGACACCAAGCTGGCCCAGGTGCTCTACCACGACTGGGAGTCCGGGAGCTACGACGAGAAGTGGTCGATCTCCTTCGACCAGCGCTGCACCGACTACGCCCGCGACCGCTTCACCGCCGTCGCCGGCGTGCCCCCGCGCCCCTACGGGCGGAGCCTGGAGATCGGGGCCGGCACCGGCTTCTTCACCCTCAACCTGATGCTGGCCGGGCTGATCGAGCACGGCACGGTGACCGACATCTCCGCCGGGATGGTCGAGGTGGCCCTGGCCAACGCCGGCCGCCTCGGCCTGGACGTGGAGGGGCAGGTGGTGGACGCCGAGCGGCTGCCCTTCCCCGACGACTCCTTCGACCTCGTGGTGGGGCACGCCGTCATCCACCACCTCCCCGACGTGGCGTCGGCCTTCGCCGAGATCGCGCGGGTGCTCAGACCGGGTGGGCGGGTGGTCATCTGCGGTGAGCCCACCCGGGTCGGGCACCGGGTGGCGCGCCGGCTGTCGTCGCTGACCTGGTCCGCGACCCGGGCGCTGACCCGGCTGCGGCCGCTGCGCTCCTGGGCGCGTCCGGAGGCCGAGCTGGACGAGTCCAGCCGGGCTGCTGCCCTGGAGGCGGTGGTCGACCTGCACACCTTCGACCCCGACGAGCTCGCCGCGACGGTCCGCGCCGCCGGCCTGGTCGGGGTGCGCACCCACACCGACGAGCTGACCGCCGCCTGGTTCGGCTGGCCGGTGCGCACGGTCGAGGCGGCCCTGACCGAGGAGCGGCTCGGGTTCCGCTGGCGGATGTTCGCCTACCGGTCCTGGCTCACCCTGGACCGGGTGGACCGCCGGCTGTCGGCCGTGGTCCCGCCCGGCTGGTACTACAACGTGTCGGTCACGGCCTTCACGCACCGGTGATCCCCGACCCGCCGGCGGGTCCGCCGACCCGCCACCCGCACCGGCCTCCCCTGGGCTGGCTGCTGCGCCGGGGCTGGCTGCGCCCGGTCAACCTCCGGGCCTGGGTCCGCTGGCGGCTCGCTCGCTGGCGCTGGCCCGACGTCGAGTTCGAGGGCTTCGTGTTCATCGGCCGCGGCGTCCGCCTGGAGGTGGCCCGTGGGGTCGGTCGGCTGCGGATCGGCGCCTGGACCCACCTCAACGACCGGGTCAAGATCCGCGCCCACCAGGGGACGGTGGTGGTCGGGCCCAAGTGCGTGCTCGGCTACGACCTCACCGTCAACGCCCACCTCGACGTCCGGATCGGTGAGGCCACGATCATCGGCGACCGCGTCTACGTCTGCGACTTCGACCACGACACCACCGACCCGCACCGCCGGATCAAGGACCAGGGGCTGGTGCGCTCACCGGTGCGGATCGGCGCGGACTGCTGGCTCGGGACCGGGGTGACGGTGGTGCGCGGCACCGACCTGGGCGACGGCTCGGTGGTGGCCGCGCACGCGGTGGTCCGCGGTGCCTACCCGCCGCGCTCGGTGGTGGCCGGGGTACCGGGCCGGGTGGTGGCCGACCGCGACCGGCGCTGGGCCGAGGGCGCGGAGGGTCGGGCCTACGTCGACGCGCTCGGGGAGCAGGCGGCCGAGCGGGTGCGCCGGCTGGTGGCCGGGGAGGACGTCGGCCCCTGAGCCGTCAGCCGAAGGTCACCCGCAGCGGGTCGGCGCCGAGGTCGACCTCGGCGTTGGTGCTCAGCAGCACCGACACCTCACCCTCCTGCTCGCCCTCCTCGTACTCGGAGGTGTAGCTGTAGCGGTAGACCAGCCCCGCGGTCAGGTAGGAGGTGGCGCGGGTGGGGTCGGTGCCGTCCAACCGGGGGTCGAAGGAGTCCATCGGGTCGTCCTCGGCCGACCAGCGGCCCTCGCCCTCCACCTCGTGGCTGCTGTTGACGCCGGCCTCGAACGGGCACCCCGACGGGGCCGGGCCCGTCTCGGTCAGGCACTCGTCGAGGGCGTCCTCGACCAGCGTCGCGAAGGCGTCCGCGCCCTCCTCGGTCAGCGTCGGGGCCAGCTCGGAGCTGCTCAGCACCCGTCCCGGGACGGGCACCAGCAGCGCGCCGTCGCCGTAGGAGAGGCGGGGGTTGCCGGTCTCCACCGGGTAGCTGCCCGGGAACAGGGTCAGCCGGTCCCCGGTGACGTCGGCCCCACCGACGCGCAGCGCCAGCCGGTCCGAGCGCAGGCTGGAGACGTCGAGCTCGCTGACCACCTCCGAGAGCCGGAAGCCGCCGTCGACCTCGGTGACGGAGAAGGTCTCGGTGACCCGCTCGGAGCCGACGCGGTAGCTGGCCTCCACCGAGCCGGCGTCGACCACCTCGGGGACGCTGACGTCGGTGATCGGGGCCATCGCGCGGGAGACGGAGAGCACCTGGTCGGTGAGCAGGGAGGTGTCGGCGGGCTGGGTGGCGGCGTGGGAGAGGGCCGCGACGGCGTCGCCGCGGGCCACGGCGTCCAGGTAGCCGCGGACGGCCGCCGACGCGGTGGAGGTGGGGGTCGAGGGGGTGCTCGGCGTCGGCACCGGCGTGGGGGACCCGCCGCCGCCACCGCCGCGCCCCGCGACCAGGGCGATCCCGCCGCCCACCCCGAGCAGGGAGGAGACCAGCACCGCGACGAGGGTGATCAGCACCCGACGGCCCCAGGTCGGGGTCGCTGCCGCACCGCTCCCGCCCGCACTGCTGACCATCGCCGTCCTGTCCTCGAGACCCACCCGGTTCGGCGACACAGTAGCCGGGGCGTCGGCCCGCGCCGTGGTTACCCGTGGGTAATATAGGGCTGCGACGACACCGGTGGTCACCCGCCGCCGGTCCGCACGACCTCGACGGAGTGGATGACGATGCGCATCGTGACCCTGGTCAAGTACGTCCCCGACGCCACCGGCGACCGCGAGTTCGCCGACGACGGCACGGTGGACCGGGAGGCCGGCGACGGCCTGCTGAGCGAGCTGGACGAGTACGCCGTGGAGCAGTCCCTGCAGCTGGCCGAGGCCGGGGACGACGTCGAGGTCGTCGCCCTGACGATGGGCCCCGAGGACGCGGCGGACGCGATCAAGAAGGCGCTGCAGCTCGGCGCCTCCTCGGGGGTGCACGTGCTCGACGAGGCGCTGCACGGGTCCGACGCGCTGGCCACCAGCGCCGTGCTGGCCGCGGCGGTCCGCCGGCTGGAGCCGGACCTGGTGGTCTGCGGGATGGCCTCCACCGACGGCGCGATGGGGGTCGTGCCGGCCATGCTGGCCGAGCGGCTCGGCTGGCCCGGGCTGACCCTGGCCTCCCGGGTGGAGCTGTCGGGCCGCACCCTGACCGTGGTCCGCGACTCCGACACCGACAGCCAGACCGTGGTGGCCGACCTGCCCGCGGTGCTGAGCGTCACCGACCAGTCCGGCGAACCGCGCTACCCGGGGCTGAAGAACATCATGGCGGCCAAGAAGAAGCCGGTGGACGAGTGGTTCCTGGAGGACCTGGGGCTGGACGCCTCCGCCGTCGGCCTGGGCGCCGCCCGCACCCGCGTGCTGGAGACCAGCCCGCGTCCGCCCAGGGAGGCCGGCCGCGTGGTGGAGGACAGCGACGGCTCGGGGGCCGCGGCGCTGACCCAGTTCCTGACCACCGGCAGCTACGTCTGAGACCGAGGAGAACCTGATGTCGAACGTGATCGTGGTGGCCGAGGTCACCGAGCAGGGCGTCAGCAAGCCCACCCTGGAGCTGGTCACCCTGGCCCGCCGCCTCGGCGAGCCCGTCGCCGTGGTCTGGGGCGAGGCCCCGGCCGCGGCGGTGGAGGCGCTGGGGCGCCACGGCGTCGCCCGGGTGCTGTCGGTGCCGGACCCGGCGGTGGCGGAGTTCCTGGTCGCCCCCAAGGCCGACGTGCTGGACCAGCTGGTCGGCACCGAGCAGCCGCTGGCCGTGCTGCTGGTCTCCACCCCGGAGAACAAGGAGGTGGCCGGGCGGCTGACCGTGCGCCGCGACGCCGCCCTGATCACCGACGCCGTCGACCTCGCCGTGGTGGACGGCGCCCTGACCAGCACCCAGTCGGTCTTCGCCGGGGGCTTCAGCGTGCGCGCCGGTCTCGGCTCGGGGCTGGGCGTGGTCACGGTCAAGCCGAACTCGGTGGCGCCGGAGCAGGCACCGGTCTCCGCCGCGGTGGAGCAGGCCGCGGTCAGCGTCTCCGAGGCGGCCCGGACCGCCCGGGTGGTGGCCAGCGAGCCGAAGGCGGCCACCGGACGTCCGGAGCTGACCGAGGCCGCGGTGGTGGTCTCCGGCGGGCGCGGGACCGGCGGGGACTTCGCCCCGGTCGAGGCCCTGGCCGACGCCCTCGGTGCGGCCGTCGGCGCCTCCCGGGCGGCGGTGGACTCCGGCTGGTACCCCCACGCCTACCAGGTGGGCCAGACCGGGAAGACCGTCTCACCCCAGCTCTACGTGGCCGCGGGCATCTCCGGGGCGATCCAGCACCGGGCCGGGATGCAGACCTCCCGCGCGGTGGTGGCGGTGAACAAGGACCCCGAGGCGCCGATCTTCGAGATGGCCGACCTCGGCGTCGTGGGCGACCTGCACACGGTGCTGCCGGCGGTCGCCGAGCAGGTCCGCGCGGCCCGCGGCTGAGCGGGACCCGCACCCGGCGGGGCAGGATGGCCGGGTGATCGGACGGGTGCACCTGGACCACGCCGCCGGGACCGCGGTGTCGCCGGC
The sequence above is a segment of the Auraticoccus monumenti genome. Coding sequences within it:
- a CDS encoding acyltransferase, whose translation is MIPDPPAGPPTRHPHRPPLGWLLRRGWLRPVNLRAWVRWRLARWRWPDVEFEGFVFIGRGVRLEVARGVGRLRIGAWTHLNDRVKIRAHQGTVVVGPKCVLGYDLTVNAHLDVRIGEATIIGDRVYVCDFDHDTTDPHRRIKDQGLVRSPVRIGADCWLGTGVTVVRGTDLGDGSVVAAHAVVRGAYPPRSVVAGVPGRVVADRDRRWAEGAEGRAYVDALGEQAAERVRRLVAGEDVGP
- a CDS encoding class I SAM-dependent methyltransferase → MAAEPGREPATAEQVEAAWQDTKLAQVLYHDWESGSYDEKWSISFDQRCTDYARDRFTAVAGVPPRPYGRSLEIGAGTGFFTLNLMLAGLIEHGTVTDISAGMVEVALANAGRLGLDVEGQVVDAERLPFPDDSFDLVVGHAVIHHLPDVASAFAEIARVLRPGGRVVICGEPTRVGHRVARRLSSLTWSATRALTRLRPLRSWARPEAELDESSRAAALEAVVDLHTFDPDELAATVRAAGLVGVRTHTDELTAAWFGWPVRTVEAALTEERLGFRWRMFAYRSWLTLDRVDRRLSAVVPPGWYYNVSVTAFTHR
- a CDS encoding enoyl-CoA hydratase/isomerase family protein, whose product is MDTKSSVIDCGTRSVRVEVVDQVATLRLDRPKVNAIDAEMVEGLRRAADALAVADVAAVVLTGGERVFAAGADIKQMVDLEHAEAVVWSARLQSTVAMLAALPQPVVAAVNGYALGGGCEFALCADRRIVAEDAVLGQPEILLGVIPGAGGTQRLSRLVGVSRAKELVLTGRSVGAREALEMGLVDQVVPAAEVQQTAQDWARQFVGGPRLALRAAKEAIDHGSEMSLPLGLELERQQFAALFATEDRRTGMASFVAEGPGKAVFRGR
- a CDS encoding electron transfer flavoprotein subunit alpha/FixB family protein gives rise to the protein MSNVIVVAEVTEQGVSKPTLELVTLARRLGEPVAVVWGEAPAAAVEALGRHGVARVLSVPDPAVAEFLVAPKADVLDQLVGTEQPLAVLLVSTPENKEVAGRLTVRRDAALITDAVDLAVVDGALTSTQSVFAGGFSVRAGLGSGLGVVTVKPNSVAPEQAPVSAAVEQAAVSVSEAARTARVVASEPKAATGRPELTEAAVVVSGGRGTGGDFAPVEALADALGAAVGASRAAVDSGWYPHAYQVGQTGKTVSPQLYVAAGISGAIQHRAGMQTSRAVVAVNKDPEAPIFEMADLGVVGDLHTVLPAVAEQVRAARG
- a CDS encoding electron transfer flavoprotein subunit beta/FixA family protein — its product is MRIVTLVKYVPDATGDREFADDGTVDREAGDGLLSELDEYAVEQSLQLAEAGDDVEVVALTMGPEDAADAIKKALQLGASSGVHVLDEALHGSDALATSAVLAAAVRRLEPDLVVCGMASTDGAMGVVPAMLAERLGWPGLTLASRVELSGRTLTVVRDSDTDSQTVVADLPAVLSVTDQSGEPRYPGLKNIMAAKKKPVDEWFLEDLGLDASAVGLGAARTRVLETSPRPPREAGRVVEDSDGSGAAALTQFLTTGSYV